Proteins from a genomic interval of Oncorhynchus nerka isolate Pitt River linkage group LG13, Oner_Uvic_2.0, whole genome shotgun sequence:
- the LOC115140230 gene encoding semaphorin-4C-like isoform X1, producing MGEAKVLMLLLLIGWEKSLSLNWNPIPRKTVRYHEVLDSMARFRALGVWNYTMVTLAEHERVLYVGAREALFALDPNDISRQLRPLIEWPAPQEKKRECSAKGKNNQTECFNYIRFLQSYNHTHLYTCGTFAFQPKCTYINADHFSLNPGSLEDGKGKCPYDPAKGHTGLIVDKELYSATLNNFLGTEPVILRNLGQQHYSMKSEYLPAWLNEPDFVGSALVRESSGSKEGDDDKIYFFFSERAVELDCDTELTVARVARVCKGDLGGTRTLQKKWTTFQKARLVCSLPERHVTFNNLREVFTLPGIDWRTTTFYGIFHAQWGDVDVSAVCHYQIGEVKKVFDGPYKEYREGSQRWGRYTGTVPSPRPGACITSWHRENGYNSSLQLPDATLNFAKKHPLMEEKAQARPLLLTKGINFTRLAVDRVSSLDQRAYNMLFIGTADGWLQRVVIFGSEAHVIEEIQLFDSPQPVDSLTISHTKKYLYIGSRSEVLQLPLANCSRYQSQPDCLLSRDPYCAWDSEGRACVRIDLHRGSTSSLSQDLMLERFSRGKAKFDKPVAIPSPDNSRLRNVTVVVESDMVLPCQLVSNLAQPSWVLNDRELQLGDEEAGGPRFDQALKALVVPNAMPVHAGRYVCYSEEQGVKFQMERYQVSVVASSPVVMAARAPDGSMGLFWVLVITLGAACLLLLVAALYLRRRLKLALGKGADMKPLESTLVYPITLPKEPPTFVPSKMPSDEDRFWETGANYYYSDGSLKIVPGHALCPSSQSHHHAPTASPSTIPGQPIHSPSRLSLTNIRGSGSNGYIRLNLSSAGEERVSGGGSGGGGLGGGGNDYSSPFKEELRRTLQQRSVLPDANPEESSV from the exons ATTGAGTGGCCAGCAccacaggagaagaagagagagtgttCTGCCAAGGGCAAGAACAACCAG ACAGAGTGCTTCAACTACATCCGCTTCCTGCAGAGCTACAACCACACCCACCTCTACACCTGTGGAACCTTCGCCTTCCAGCCCAAGTGCACCTACATC AATGCTGACCACTTCAGTCTCAACCCTGGCTCCCTGGAGGATGGGAAGGGCAAGTGTCCCTACGACCCTGCCAAAGGCCACACAGGCCTCATAGTGG ACAAGGAGCTGTACTCTGCCACACTGAATAACTTCCTGGGTACTGAGCCTGTGATCCTGAGGAACCTGGGACAGCAACACTACAGCATGAAGAGTGAATACCTGCCGGCCTGGCTCAACG AGCCTGACTTTGTGGGCTCAGCCCTGGTGAGGGAGAGCAGTGGCAGTAAGGAAGGTGACGATGACAAGATCTACTTCTTCTTCAGTGAGAGAGCTGTAGAGCTGGACTGTGACACAGAGCTCACTGTGGCCAGGGTGGCCCGTGTCTGCAAG GGTGATCTGGGGGGCACCAGGACCCTGCAGAAGAAGTGGACCACCTTCCAGAAGGCCAGGCTGGTGTGTTCTCTCCCTGAACGCCACGTCACCTTCAACAACCTGCGGGAAGTCTTCACCCTGCCAGGCATCGACTGGCGCACCACCACCTTCTATGGCATCTTCCACGCCCAGTG GGGTGATGTGGATGTGTCAGCGGTGTGTCACTACCAGATAGGGGAGGTGAAGAAGGTGTTTGACGGCCCGTATAAGGAGTACAGAGAGGGCTCCCAGAGATGGGGACGATACACTGGCACTGTCCCCAGCCCACGGCCCGGAGCG TGCATTACAAGCTGGCATAGGGAGAACGGCTACAACAGCTCTCTTCAGTTGCCAGACGCCACTCTCAACTTTGCCAAGAAGCACCCTCTGATGGAGGAGAAGGCTCAGGCTCGCCCCCTACTGCTCACCAAGGGCATCAACTTCACCCGCTTGGCAGTGGACCGGGTCAGCTCCCTGGACCAGCGTGCATACAACATGCTGTTCATTGGCACAG CAGACGGCtggttacagagggtagtgatctTTGGCTCGGAGGCCCATGTGATTGAAGAGATACAGCTGTTTGATTCTCCACAGCCAGTGGACAGCCTGACCATCTCTCACACCAAG AAGTACTTGTACATTGGCTCACGTTCAGAAGTGCTCCAGCTGCCCTTGGCTAACTGCAGCCGTTATCAGTCGCAGCCAGACTGCCTTCTGTCCCGGGACCCCTACTGCGCCTGGGACAGCGAGGGCCGCGCCTGTGTCCGCATCGACCTCCACCGCGG GTCTACCTCCTCCCTATCCCAAGATCTGATGCTGGAGAGATTCAGTAGGGGCAAAGCCAAATTTGACAAGCCTGTGGCCATCCCCAGCCCTG ACAACTCTCGGCTGAGGAATGTGACAGTAGTGGTAGAATCAGACATGGTTTTGCCCTGCCAGCTGGTGTCCAACCTGGCCCAGCCCTCCTGGGTCCTCAACGACCGCGAGCTGCAGCTAGGAGACGAGGAGGCCGGAGGGCCACGCTTCGACCAGGCCCTGAAGGCTCTGGTGGTCCCCAACGCCATGCCAGTGCACGCGGGACGCTACGTGTGCTACTCCGAGGAGCAGGGGGTCAAGTTTCAGATGGAGCGTTACCAGGTGTCGGTGGTGGCCAGCTCCCCTGTGGTCATGGCGGCCCGGGCCCCTGACGGCAGCATGGGTCTGTTCTGGGTGTTGGTGATCACCCTGGGGGCCGCCTGTTTATTACTATTGGTGGCAGCTCTGTATCTGAGGAGACGTCTGAAGCTGGCCCTAGGTAAAGGGGCGGACATGAAGCCTCTGGAGAGCACCCTGGTCTACCCCATAACCCTGCCCAAGGAGCCACCCACCTTCGTGCCCAGCAAAATGCCCAGCGACGAGGACCGCTTCTGGGAGACGGGCGCCAACTACTACTACTCAGACGGCTCGCTGAAGATCGTTCCGGGCCACGCCCTGTGCCCCAGCAGCCAGTCTCACCACCACGCTCCAACAGCGTCTCCCAGCACCATCCCCGGCCAGCCCATCCATTCCCCCAGCCGGCTCAGCCTTACCAACATCAGGGGTTCCGGCAGCAACGGCTACATCCGCCTCAACCTGAGCTCGGCCGGGGAGGAGAGGGTTAGCGGGGGTGGTTCTGGTGGAGGAGGGCTGGGCGGGGGCGGGAACGACTACTCCAGCCCCTTCAAGGAGGAGCTGCGTCGGACCCTGCAGCAGAGGAGCGTGCTGCCTGACGCCAACCCTGAAGAGTCGTCTGTGTAG
- the LOC115140230 gene encoding semaphorin-4C-like isoform X2: protein MGEAKVLMLLLLIGWEKSLSLNWNPIPRKTVRYHEVLDSMARFRALGVWNYTMVTLAEHERVLYVGAREALFALDPNDISRQLRPLIEWPAPQEKKRECSAKGKNNQTECFNYIRFLQSYNHTHLYTCGTFAFQPKCTYINADHFSLNPGSLEDGKGKCPYDPAKGHTGLIVDKELYSATLNNFLGTEPVILRNLGQQHYSMKSEYLPAWLNEPDFVGSALVRESSGSKEGDDDKIYFFFSERAVELDCDTELTVARVARVCKGDLGGTRTLQKKWTTFQKARLVCSLPERHVTFNNLREVFTLPGIDWRTTTFYGIFHAQWGDVDVSAVCHYQIGEVKKVFDGPYKEYREGSQRWGRYTGTVPSPRPGACITSWHRENGYNSSLQLPDATLNFAKKHPLMEEKAQARPLLLTKGINFTRLAVDRVSSLDQRAYNMLFIGTDGWLQRVVIFGSEAHVIEEIQLFDSPQPVDSLTISHTKKYLYIGSRSEVLQLPLANCSRYQSQPDCLLSRDPYCAWDSEGRACVRIDLHRGSTSSLSQDLMLERFSRGKAKFDKPVAIPSPDNSRLRNVTVVVESDMVLPCQLVSNLAQPSWVLNDRELQLGDEEAGGPRFDQALKALVVPNAMPVHAGRYVCYSEEQGVKFQMERYQVSVVASSPVVMAARAPDGSMGLFWVLVITLGAACLLLLVAALYLRRRLKLALGKGADMKPLESTLVYPITLPKEPPTFVPSKMPSDEDRFWETGANYYYSDGSLKIVPGHALCPSSQSHHHAPTASPSTIPGQPIHSPSRLSLTNIRGSGSNGYIRLNLSSAGEERVSGGGSGGGGLGGGGNDYSSPFKEELRRTLQQRSVLPDANPEESSV from the exons ATTGAGTGGCCAGCAccacaggagaagaagagagagtgttCTGCCAAGGGCAAGAACAACCAG ACAGAGTGCTTCAACTACATCCGCTTCCTGCAGAGCTACAACCACACCCACCTCTACACCTGTGGAACCTTCGCCTTCCAGCCCAAGTGCACCTACATC AATGCTGACCACTTCAGTCTCAACCCTGGCTCCCTGGAGGATGGGAAGGGCAAGTGTCCCTACGACCCTGCCAAAGGCCACACAGGCCTCATAGTGG ACAAGGAGCTGTACTCTGCCACACTGAATAACTTCCTGGGTACTGAGCCTGTGATCCTGAGGAACCTGGGACAGCAACACTACAGCATGAAGAGTGAATACCTGCCGGCCTGGCTCAACG AGCCTGACTTTGTGGGCTCAGCCCTGGTGAGGGAGAGCAGTGGCAGTAAGGAAGGTGACGATGACAAGATCTACTTCTTCTTCAGTGAGAGAGCTGTAGAGCTGGACTGTGACACAGAGCTCACTGTGGCCAGGGTGGCCCGTGTCTGCAAG GGTGATCTGGGGGGCACCAGGACCCTGCAGAAGAAGTGGACCACCTTCCAGAAGGCCAGGCTGGTGTGTTCTCTCCCTGAACGCCACGTCACCTTCAACAACCTGCGGGAAGTCTTCACCCTGCCAGGCATCGACTGGCGCACCACCACCTTCTATGGCATCTTCCACGCCCAGTG GGGTGATGTGGATGTGTCAGCGGTGTGTCACTACCAGATAGGGGAGGTGAAGAAGGTGTTTGACGGCCCGTATAAGGAGTACAGAGAGGGCTCCCAGAGATGGGGACGATACACTGGCACTGTCCCCAGCCCACGGCCCGGAGCG TGCATTACAAGCTGGCATAGGGAGAACGGCTACAACAGCTCTCTTCAGTTGCCAGACGCCACTCTCAACTTTGCCAAGAAGCACCCTCTGATGGAGGAGAAGGCTCAGGCTCGCCCCCTACTGCTCACCAAGGGCATCAACTTCACCCGCTTGGCAGTGGACCGGGTCAGCTCCCTGGACCAGCGTGCATACAACATGCTGTTCATTGGCACAG ACGGCtggttacagagggtagtgatctTTGGCTCGGAGGCCCATGTGATTGAAGAGATACAGCTGTTTGATTCTCCACAGCCAGTGGACAGCCTGACCATCTCTCACACCAAG AAGTACTTGTACATTGGCTCACGTTCAGAAGTGCTCCAGCTGCCCTTGGCTAACTGCAGCCGTTATCAGTCGCAGCCAGACTGCCTTCTGTCCCGGGACCCCTACTGCGCCTGGGACAGCGAGGGCCGCGCCTGTGTCCGCATCGACCTCCACCGCGG GTCTACCTCCTCCCTATCCCAAGATCTGATGCTGGAGAGATTCAGTAGGGGCAAAGCCAAATTTGACAAGCCTGTGGCCATCCCCAGCCCTG ACAACTCTCGGCTGAGGAATGTGACAGTAGTGGTAGAATCAGACATGGTTTTGCCCTGCCAGCTGGTGTCCAACCTGGCCCAGCCCTCCTGGGTCCTCAACGACCGCGAGCTGCAGCTAGGAGACGAGGAGGCCGGAGGGCCACGCTTCGACCAGGCCCTGAAGGCTCTGGTGGTCCCCAACGCCATGCCAGTGCACGCGGGACGCTACGTGTGCTACTCCGAGGAGCAGGGGGTCAAGTTTCAGATGGAGCGTTACCAGGTGTCGGTGGTGGCCAGCTCCCCTGTGGTCATGGCGGCCCGGGCCCCTGACGGCAGCATGGGTCTGTTCTGGGTGTTGGTGATCACCCTGGGGGCCGCCTGTTTATTACTATTGGTGGCAGCTCTGTATCTGAGGAGACGTCTGAAGCTGGCCCTAGGTAAAGGGGCGGACATGAAGCCTCTGGAGAGCACCCTGGTCTACCCCATAACCCTGCCCAAGGAGCCACCCACCTTCGTGCCCAGCAAAATGCCCAGCGACGAGGACCGCTTCTGGGAGACGGGCGCCAACTACTACTACTCAGACGGCTCGCTGAAGATCGTTCCGGGCCACGCCCTGTGCCCCAGCAGCCAGTCTCACCACCACGCTCCAACAGCGTCTCCCAGCACCATCCCCGGCCAGCCCATCCATTCCCCCAGCCGGCTCAGCCTTACCAACATCAGGGGTTCCGGCAGCAACGGCTACATCCGCCTCAACCTGAGCTCGGCCGGGGAGGAGAGGGTTAGCGGGGGTGGTTCTGGTGGAGGAGGGCTGGGCGGGGGCGGGAACGACTACTCCAGCCCCTTCAAGGAGGAGCTGCGTCGGACCCTGCAGCAGAGGAGCGTGCTGCCTGACGCCAACCCTGAAGAGTCGTCTGTGTAG